A genomic window from Sulfurospirillum diekertiae includes:
- the motB gene encoding flagellar motor protein MotB, giving the protein MGKKCKKVECEAGEKWAVPFADFFSLLLALFIALFAIASTNTEKMKALKEEFVKIYDYSAKPEEATPVMSMSIKSGDAAKDKDKGNAGGTSAQLEEIARLAQMIEKMNIGEGSLEQKVDGAILKLPTKLLFAPGSAEIVNSDSMLFLKRVSDIIAMLPKNVEVIVKGFTDATALPNGSKYQDNLELSSARANAVIRVLIRNGIAKDRLSSAGYGDTKPLTNNDTAEGRDKNGRVEFTMRISGPDNSTKKESILDTLNAINKKAE; this is encoded by the coding sequence GTGGGTAAAAAGTGCAAAAAAGTCGAATGTGAAGCAGGTGAAAAATGGGCCGTACCTTTTGCGGACTTTTTTAGTCTTTTACTTGCCCTTTTTATCGCACTCTTTGCTATTGCCTCTACTAACACTGAAAAAATGAAAGCCCTCAAAGAAGAGTTTGTCAAAATCTACGACTACAGCGCGAAACCTGAAGAAGCAACTCCTGTTATGAGCATGTCTATTAAATCGGGAGATGCGGCTAAAGATAAAGACAAAGGCAATGCGGGTGGAACTTCTGCGCAACTTGAAGAAATTGCTCGTTTAGCACAAATGATTGAGAAAATGAATATTGGAGAAGGATCATTAGAGCAAAAAGTTGATGGTGCGATTTTAAAACTCCCTACTAAACTTCTTTTTGCACCAGGTTCTGCTGAGATTGTTAACAGTGACTCCATGCTTTTCCTCAAACGTGTTTCTGACATTATTGCAATGCTTCCTAAAAATGTTGAAGTTATCGTTAAAGGATTTACTGACGCAACGGCACTTCCAAATGGCTCTAAATACCAAGACAACCTTGAACTCTCCAGTGCTCGTGCCAATGCTGTTATCCGTGTCCTCATTCGTAATGGTATTGCCAAAGATCGTTTAAGCTCAGCAGGTTATGGAGATACAAAACCTCTCACAAATAACGATACGGCGGAAGGTCGTGACAAGAATGGTCGCGTTGAATTTACAATGCGTATTTCAGGACCGGATAATTCGACAAAAAAAGAGTCTATCTTAGATACACTCAATGCCATCAATAAGAAAGCTGAATAA
- the motA gene encoding flagellar motor stator protein MotA, with the protein MDLTVILGMVIAITTISTGDIMEGGNPLHILHITSFIIVIPTAMAAAMSATPQEYVRGAFKEFKVIFKKSSVDLHARIKQIIDFAIIARRDGILALESHANQMDDEFFKKGLSMAVDGVEAHEIEETLDILIEQTEEYYHGSAHYWVHAGETCPVMGLIGAVLGLILALQKLDNPAEMAMGIGGAFTATVFGIAGSYIFLGPWGHKLKGKSIDIVKEKRVILAGILGISHGDNPRTLEMKLLNYLSPLEEKKSQFDK; encoded by the coding sequence ATGGACTTAACCGTCATCTTGGGCATGGTAATTGCCATTACCACTATTTCTACGGGCGATATTATGGAAGGTGGAAATCCTCTTCATATTTTGCATATCACTTCATTTATTATCGTTATTCCAACCGCTATGGCAGCAGCGATGTCTGCAACTCCCCAAGAATATGTTAGAGGTGCCTTTAAAGAGTTTAAAGTTATCTTCAAAAAATCATCAGTTGATCTTCATGCACGTATTAAACAAATTATTGACTTTGCCATTATTGCCAGACGTGATGGCATTTTAGCGCTTGAATCCCATGCCAATCAAATGGACGATGAGTTCTTCAAAAAAGGTCTTAGTATGGCCGTTGATGGTGTTGAAGCGCATGAGATTGAAGAGACACTCGATATTTTGATTGAACAGACGGAAGAGTATTACCATGGTTCTGCACACTATTGGGTACATGCAGGGGAAACCTGCCCCGTTATGGGACTCATTGGCGCTGTTTTGGGTCTGATCTTGGCACTTCAAAAATTAGACAACCCTGCTGAAATGGCGATGGGTATTGGTGGTGCCTTTACTGCGACTGTTTTTGGTATTGCAGGTTCTTATATCTTCTTAGGTCCATGGGGACATAAACTTAAGGGAAAATCAATAGATATTGTAAAAGAAAAACGTGTCATCTTAGCAGGAATTTTAGGTATTTCTCATGGTGACAATCCTCGTACGCTTGAAATGAAACTTCTCAATTATCTTTCTCCTCTTGAAGAGAAAAAAAGCCAATTTGACAAATAA
- a CDS encoding TetR/AcrR family transcriptional regulator, producing the protein MSEEKCRCFISSLVDRLSGKAESRCTKIIDVAYRLFLDNGYENVSMNDIVKHAGGSLATLYKHFGNKEQLFIYILEQKSEEVFGEWGRKSVCYEGRIEEFLTETGRMFLDLVTTPDAILFHRLLISIGYINDSRLNKTQIQNLMSVPVIIIANYLENEKVNGHIEVEDTYLVAEQFLNAVKGPFLFQTILGIQIDISEETRLKALKQVVTIFCRGLHVIQ; encoded by the coding sequence ATGAGTGAAGAGAAATGCAGATGTTTTATCAGTTCTCTCGTTGATCGACTCAGTGGTAAAGCCGAATCACGTTGCACGAAGATTATTGATGTGGCGTATCGGCTTTTTTTAGATAATGGCTATGAAAACGTCAGTATGAATGATATTGTCAAGCATGCAGGGGGGTCACTCGCGACATTGTATAAGCATTTTGGCAATAAAGAACAACTGTTTATTTACATTTTGGAACAAAAATCAGAAGAAGTTTTTGGCGAATGGGGTCGTAAAAGTGTCTGTTATGAGGGGCGTATTGAAGAATTTTTAACGGAAACAGGAAGGATGTTTTTAGATTTGGTGACAACACCAGATGCCATTTTATTTCACCGTTTACTTATATCAATAGGGTATATTAATGATTCCAGACTCAATAAAACGCAGATCCAGAACCTTATGTCGGTTCCCGTCATTATTATTGCAAATTATTTAGAAAATGAAAAAGTAAACGGTCATATCGAAGTTGAAGATACCTATTTAGTGGCAGAGCAATTTTTAAATGCTGTCAAAGGGCCATTTCTTTTTCAGACAATTTTGGGGATTCAAATTGATATCTCTGAAGAAACGCGTTTAAAAGCTTTAAAACAAGTCGTAACCATTTTCTGTCGCGGCTTACATGTAATACAATAG
- a CDS encoding efflux RND transporter periplasmic adaptor subunit yields MTTNRVYLTYARYALIGVLGAFLVTGCSSQDKKAAGMPAMPPLSVSTYKVITSDVPVSLEYPAKVKSMQQVSIVARVSGVLEKKYFTEGSFVKAGETLYQIDSDRYEALMQEAVADVGVKEATLKQATRDWERTKALFDQDAVSQKERDAALSAYESAGASLKSSQAALKKATIDFNYTKVKATISGMTSLNAQDVGSYVGSSSDTMTLTTITQTDPIYVEFSLPDIELLKKRYVMGTGNWNSLAQAKLPIQLSTPDGTKYAKTGTLDFIDSYVDAETSTIKARATFANPNNILIPGLFVRVNVEGLVYKDAISIPQKALLQEAIGSFVYVVKEGKATKVPVKAGTVHNDTYIIESGLSAGDVVITDNLTKLRPGSAVNVIEAKE; encoded by the coding sequence ATGACAACAAATAGAGTGTATTTAACATATGCTAGATATGCATTAATAGGTGTTTTGGGAGCTTTTTTGGTAACAGGATGCTCAAGCCAAGATAAAAAAGCAGCAGGGATGCCAGCGATGCCTCCTTTAAGTGTATCCACCTATAAAGTGATCACCAGTGATGTTCCTGTTTCATTAGAATATCCAGCAAAAGTAAAAAGTATGCAACAAGTGAGTATTGTTGCACGTGTCAGTGGTGTTTTGGAAAAGAAATACTTTACTGAAGGTAGCTTTGTAAAAGCAGGTGAAACACTCTATCAAATTGACTCAGACCGTTATGAAGCATTGATGCAAGAAGCGGTGGCAGATGTTGGTGTAAAAGAAGCGACCCTTAAACAAGCAACACGTGATTGGGAACGTACCAAAGCCTTGTTTGATCAAGATGCTGTGAGCCAAAAAGAGCGTGATGCCGCACTCTCTGCCTATGAGTCAGCAGGAGCTTCGCTCAAATCTTCACAAGCAGCGCTTAAAAAAGCAACGATTGATTTTAACTATACCAAAGTTAAAGCAACCATTAGTGGTATGACAAGCCTCAATGCTCAAGATGTTGGAAGTTATGTCGGTTCTAGTAGTGATACGATGACACTAACGACGATTACCCAAACCGATCCTATCTATGTTGAATTCTCCTTACCTGATATTGAACTTTTGAAAAAACGTTATGTGATGGGAACAGGTAACTGGAATAGTTTAGCGCAAGCAAAACTTCCTATTCAACTCTCTACCCCCGATGGCACCAAATATGCCAAAACGGGAACTTTAGATTTTATCGATAGTTATGTGGATGCTGAAACTTCTACGATTAAAGCAAGAGCCACCTTTGCTAATCCCAATAATATTTTAATACCCGGTCTGTTTGTACGTGTGAATGTAGAAGGCTTGGTCTATAAAGATGCGATTAGTATTCCTCAAAAGGCATTGTTACAAGAAGCCATTGGTTCGTTTGTGTATGTTGTCAAAGAGGGCAAAGCGACTAAAGTTCCTGTCAAAGCAGGAACCGTTCATAATGACACCTATATCATTGAAAGTGGTTTGAGTGCAGGAGATGTTGTCATTACCGATAACCTCACGAAACTGCGCCCAGGTTCTGCGGTTAATGTTATAGAAGCGAAGGAATAA
- a CDS encoding efflux RND transporter permease subunit, protein MFSKFFINRPIFATVLSIVVIIAGLMGIKGLPIEEYPQVTPPQVTVKATYAGASADTISKTVAAPIEQQINGVEDMIYMSSTASSTGSLSINVYFKIGTNADQATINVNNRVQAALSSLPSEVQAQGVTVRKQSSTILKVISIISPNNSYDKIYMANYALVNVIDELKRVNGVGDASLFGNQDYSMRIWMKPDQLAKYNLSPTDVINSISEQNAQFATGRFNQAPTKAAQAYTYTVTTQGRFDKVEEFENIILKSNKDGSTLRLKDVARLELGAASYDVSATLNGQTMVPIGIYLQSGANALETAKKVDAVMEKLSKSFPENMTYVTPYDTTKFIQISVHEVVKTLIEALLLVVIIVYMFLQNMRATIIPILAIPVSIIGSFAGMYALGYSINLLTLFGLVLAIGIVVDDAIIVIENVERILHSEKDITVKDATIKAMQEVTAPVVAIVLVLCAVFIPVSFMGGFTGQMYQQFAITIVISVIISGMVALTLTPALCAIFLKKKEPQPFWFVKKFNEFFDASTNWFTSGVSLVVRHGIISIIIFAALMGMTYELFQKVPTSLVPMEDKGFLLAVTALPPASSLNRTEGVSAELSKITANVPEIEYTIAISGFDLISGAAKTNAATAFINLKDWSERKAANQNSEILSGALNGAFFGVPDATIFALNPPPIMGLSISGGFEMYLQDRTGGSLEELGRITNAIVAKARQRPELTMVRSTFDTAVPQFSVTLDREKTKALGISIKDVFTTLQSTFGAYYVNDFNLFGRTYKVNIQSEADFREKPEDMKNIFVKSNTGKLIPISSLVTYERTIGPDIVDRFNIFTAAKIVGEPKPGYTSGDAIKAIEEVVKEVAPEGYTTGWAGTSFQEKEMEGSGSQAFIFGLVFIFLILSAQYERWLMPLAVITAVPFAVFGAIMAVYLRGLSNDIYFQIGLLVLIALSAKNAILIVEFAMQAQEKGKSIFDATLEAARLRFRPIVMTSLAFTIGVLPLAISSGAGAGSRHAIGTGVIGGMIAATTIAIFFIPLFYNWLAQLNAKFSRKGKKDEE, encoded by the coding sequence ATGTTTTCTAAATTTTTTATCAACAGGCCTATTTTTGCAACCGTCCTCTCGATTGTTGTGATTATAGCGGGCTTGATGGGTATAAAAGGCTTGCCTATTGAGGAGTATCCTCAAGTAACGCCTCCTCAAGTTACCGTCAAAGCAACGTATGCAGGAGCAAGTGCTGATACCATTTCTAAAACGGTTGCAGCACCGATTGAGCAACAGATAAATGGTGTTGAAGATATGATTTATATGTCTTCAACGGCTTCATCAACAGGCTCTTTATCGATCAATGTTTATTTTAAAATTGGAACAAACGCCGATCAAGCGACGATTAACGTCAATAACCGTGTTCAAGCAGCCCTTAGCAGTCTTCCAAGTGAAGTACAAGCGCAAGGCGTCACGGTACGTAAACAATCATCTACGATTTTAAAAGTTATTTCGATTATTTCACCAAACAATAGCTATGACAAAATTTACATGGCAAACTATGCACTTGTCAATGTTATTGATGAACTTAAGCGCGTTAATGGTGTGGGTGATGCCTCTTTATTTGGTAACCAAGATTACTCTATGCGTATTTGGATGAAGCCTGATCAACTTGCTAAATACAATCTCTCACCAACAGATGTTATTAATTCGATCTCAGAACAAAATGCTCAGTTTGCAACAGGACGTTTCAATCAAGCTCCTACGAAAGCGGCTCAAGCCTATACCTACACGGTAACAACACAAGGGCGATTTGATAAAGTCGAAGAGTTTGAAAATATCATCTTAAAATCGAACAAAGATGGTTCAACTTTACGCCTTAAAGATGTTGCACGTCTTGAACTCGGTGCTGCATCGTATGATGTATCGGCAACGCTTAATGGACAAACGATGGTACCGATTGGCATCTACTTACAATCCGGTGCAAATGCGTTGGAAACAGCCAAAAAAGTCGATGCGGTCATGGAAAAACTTTCAAAATCTTTTCCTGAAAATATGACCTATGTAACGCCATACGATACAACAAAATTTATTCAAATTTCGGTACATGAAGTGGTAAAAACACTCATTGAAGCCCTTCTTTTAGTTGTTATTATTGTTTACATGTTCTTGCAAAATATGCGTGCGACAATTATTCCTATTTTGGCGATCCCTGTTTCGATTATTGGATCATTTGCAGGTATGTATGCACTGGGTTATTCGATTAACCTTTTAACCTTATTTGGTTTGGTACTTGCCATTGGTATCGTTGTCGATGATGCTATTATCGTTATTGAAAACGTTGAACGTATCTTGCATTCTGAAAAAGATATTACCGTTAAAGATGCAACGATTAAAGCGATGCAAGAAGTAACTGCTCCTGTTGTTGCCATTGTTCTTGTTTTATGTGCTGTTTTTATCCCTGTATCGTTTATGGGTGGTTTCACAGGACAAATGTACCAACAATTTGCGATTACGATTGTTATTTCAGTTATTATTTCAGGTATGGTAGCGTTAACCTTAACACCTGCATTGTGTGCCATTTTCCTAAAGAAAAAAGAGCCACAACCGTTTTGGTTTGTCAAAAAATTTAACGAGTTTTTTGATGCTTCAACCAACTGGTTTACCAGTGGGGTTAGTTTGGTGGTACGCCATGGCATCATTAGTATTATCATCTTTGCCGCATTGATGGGCATGACATATGAACTTTTCCAAAAAGTACCTACAAGTCTTGTCCCAATGGAAGACAAAGGTTTTTTACTTGCCGTGACTGCATTGCCTCCTGCTTCTTCACTCAATCGTACAGAAGGTGTGAGTGCGGAACTCAGTAAAATCACAGCAAACGTGCCTGAAATCGAATACACTATTGCTATTTCAGGATTTGATCTTATCAGTGGTGCAGCTAAAACCAATGCCGCAACAGCCTTTATCAATCTAAAAGATTGGAGTGAGCGAAAAGCAGCAAACCAAAATTCAGAAATACTGAGCGGTGCACTCAACGGCGCCTTCTTTGGTGTGCCGGATGCCACCATCTTTGCACTGAATCCTCCGCCGATTATGGGACTAAGTATCTCAGGTGGTTTTGAGATGTATTTGCAAGATCGAACGGGTGGTTCATTGGAAGAGCTCGGTAGAATTACCAATGCCATTGTCGCAAAAGCGAGACAAAGACCAGAGCTTACGATGGTGAGAAGTACCTTTGATACGGCGGTACCTCAATTTAGTGTTACATTAGATCGTGAAAAAACGAAAGCATTGGGTATTTCAATCAAAGATGTCTTTACCACATTGCAATCAACCTTTGGCGCCTACTACGTCAATGACTTTAACCTCTTTGGTCGCACCTATAAAGTCAATATTCAATCAGAAGCTGATTTTAGAGAAAAACCTGAGGATATGAAAAATATCTTTGTGAAATCAAATACGGGGAAATTGATTCCTATCAGTTCATTGGTGACGTATGAACGTACCATAGGACCAGATATTGTAGATCGTTTTAACATCTTTACCGCGGCAAAAATTGTCGGTGAGCCAAAACCTGGTTATACATCAGGGGATGCGATTAAAGCAATTGAAGAAGTGGTAAAAGAAGTTGCACCTGAGGGTTATACCACAGGTTGGGCGGGAACGTCATTTCAAGAAAAAGAGATGGAAGGCAGTGGCTCACAAGCGTTTATCTTCGGACTTGTCTTTATCTTCTTGATTCTATCAGCACAGTATGAGAGATGGCTCATGCCTCTCGCGGTTATTACCGCTGTTCCGTTTGCTGTCTTTGGAGCGATTATGGCGGTTTATTTACGAGGACTGAGTAACGACATCTATTTCCAAATCGGTCTTTTGGTACTGATCGCTTTATCGGCTAAAAATGCGATTTTGATCGTTGAGTTTGCAATGCAAGCCCAAGAAAAAGGTAAGTCAATTTTTGACGCAACTCTTGAAGCGGCACGTTTACGTTTCCGTCCGATTGTTATGACATCACTTGCCTTTACTATTGGTGTTTTACCGTTGGCGATCAGTTCAGGTGCCGGTGCAGGAAGTCGTCATGCGATTGGTACAGGTGTTATTGGTGGTATGATTGCCGCAACAACGATTGCGATCTTCTTTATTCCACTCTTTTACAACTGGCTCGCGCAGCTCAATGCGAAGTTTTCACGTAAAGGAAAAAAAGATGAAGAATAG
- a CDS encoding efflux transporter outer membrane subunit, giving the protein MKNSLYYSAVLALILSGCSLSPELNVPTTQFPQTYRADVKSETSYVDAAWWSNYHDAKLTALIEEALTNNYDLQSAMANISLARATLSRSTSDRYPSLDVQGSGQRIRSSGDTFNSKAHNTYNDFSLSAVLSYELDLWGKYKEAEASSRASLIATYAAKDTVKISLAASVADSYFTLISLYEQLDITNETIKAREEGLKRNEAKYTLGAISKGTLASDRAELNSAQITKDALEQAILLQQSALAVLVGKSPEAIAAFSKDGLPRVLPSDVNVPANLPSELLSKRPDITQAEENLKAANANIGVARAAYFPSISLSGALGFESTQLSNLMKSQSGMNSFGGSLASPLFNMGKTSSNVESAKANKELAEIAYAKTVQQAFQDAYDALNKRHTLTQKLEHQLSYEKNIEQVYLLAKKQYENGYGDYLTLLDAKRNLLSAKLATSQTKQALLSSGVSLYKSLGGGWDKEVFDRHADTL; this is encoded by the coding sequence ATGAAGAATAGTCTTTATTACAGTGCTGTACTAGCCTTAATTCTAAGTGGATGTTCGCTCTCTCCAGAGCTGAACGTCCCCACAACACAGTTTCCGCAGACGTACCGTGCAGATGTGAAAAGTGAAACAAGCTATGTTGATGCGGCATGGTGGAGTAATTACCATGATGCAAAATTAACCGCTTTAATTGAAGAGGCATTGACAAATAACTATGATCTTCAATCAGCGATGGCCAATATCTCTTTAGCGCGTGCAACGCTTTCACGAAGTACATCGGATCGTTACCCAAGTCTTGATGTCCAGGGCTCTGGCCAACGTATCAGAAGCAGTGGCGATACGTTTAACTCTAAAGCGCATAATACGTACAATGATTTTTCACTCAGTGCAGTCCTTAGTTATGAGCTTGATCTTTGGGGTAAATACAAAGAAGCTGAAGCTTCCTCTCGTGCTTCTTTGATTGCTACATATGCGGCAAAAGACACGGTAAAAATCTCTTTAGCTGCCAGTGTTGCCGATAGTTACTTTACACTCATTAGTCTGTATGAGCAGCTCGACATCACCAATGAGACAATCAAAGCAAGAGAAGAGGGGCTTAAACGCAATGAGGCGAAGTACACTCTTGGTGCTATTTCTAAAGGAACTCTTGCCTCCGATCGTGCAGAGCTGAACAGTGCTCAGATCACGAAAGATGCGTTAGAGCAAGCGATTTTACTCCAACAAAGTGCGCTGGCTGTTTTAGTGGGTAAATCACCTGAAGCCATAGCGGCATTTAGCAAAGACGGCTTACCGCGCGTTTTACCAAGCGATGTCAACGTCCCTGCTAATTTGCCTTCTGAGCTTTTAAGTAAACGTCCTGATATTACCCAAGCCGAAGAGAATTTAAAAGCAGCCAATGCCAACATCGGTGTGGCACGTGCTGCTTATTTTCCAAGTATTAGCCTCTCAGGTGCACTTGGATTTGAGAGCACACAGCTTTCTAATCTGATGAAATCCCAATCAGGGATGAACAGCTTTGGTGGAAGCCTTGCCTCACCACTGTTTAATATGGGAAAAACGAGTTCCAACGTAGAGAGTGCAAAGGCAAATAAAGAGCTAGCAGAGATTGCGTATGCAAAGACGGTTCAACAAGCGTTTCAAGATGCCTATGATGCCCTTAACAAACGACATACGCTCACTCAAAAACTAGAGCATCAGCTCTCCTATGAGAAGAATATTGAGCAAGTGTACTTACTGGCTAAAAAACAGTATGAAAATGGCTATGGCGATTACCTTACGCTTTTAGACGCAAAGCGTAATCTGCTCTCAGCTAAACTTGCTACATCTCAAACGAAGCAAGCCTTGCTTAGTTCGGGTGTTTCTCTTTACAAATCACTCGGTGGTGGTTGGGATAAAGAGGTGTTTGACAGGCACGCTGATACCCTTTAA
- a CDS encoding TIGR03915 family putative DNA repair protein: MILLYDGSFEGYLSLVYEVYYEKLEVSTIVKKMPETLLFERFHEVFTDEIKAHKVLDAMTRHFTKEQQRTIFHSVLCDTRDYEMALLEYIRIGFKNPKELRNITNASLFYIQNLEKELLCLVHKMYGFTRFEELEDGTLYAKIETKFNIVPFLGDHFCKRLGNIPFIIHDVKRALAFVKNDELREIRSIATFDTPTYSSEEEKFKSLWKVFFKSAAVESRYNPKLQKSWVPLLYRTYMSEFNITNAT, from the coding sequence ATGATTTTGCTGTACGATGGCAGTTTTGAAGGGTATTTGAGCTTAGTGTATGAAGTTTATTATGAGAAACTAGAGGTAAGCACCATTGTCAAAAAAATGCCAGAAACGCTTCTGTTTGAGCGTTTTCATGAAGTTTTTACCGATGAAATAAAAGCGCATAAAGTCTTAGATGCCATGACTAGGCACTTTACCAAAGAACAACAACGCACCATTTTTCATAGTGTATTATGCGACACTCGAGACTATGAGATGGCACTGTTAGAGTATATTCGCATCGGGTTTAAAAACCCTAAAGAGCTTCGAAACATTACGAATGCTTCCCTTTTTTACATCCAAAATCTCGAAAAAGAGCTGTTGTGTTTGGTGCATAAGATGTACGGATTTACCCGCTTTGAAGAGTTGGAAGATGGTACATTGTATGCCAAAATTGAGACAAAATTTAACATTGTCCCTTTTTTAGGGGATCATTTTTGCAAACGCTTAGGAAACATCCCTTTTATCATCCACGATGTCAAACGTGCCCTTGCCTTTGTGAAAAACGATGAACTGCGAGAAATTCGCTCAATCGCCACATTTGATACTCCAACCTATTCTAGCGAAGAGGAAAAATTTAAATCACTGTGGAAAGTGTTCTTCAAATCAGCCGCCGTAGAAAGTAGGTACAATCCAAAGCTCCAAAAAAGCTGGGTTCCCCTACTTTATAGAACGTATATGAGCGAATTTAATATCACAAACGCCACATAG
- a CDS encoding putative DNA modification/repair radical SAM protein: protein MKLTTEDKLSLLAGSAKYDVSCSSSGSENNYKTGELGCAHNSGICHSFTSDGRCVSLLKVLLTNVCIYDCAYCINRVSNDTPRTAFTPRELADLTINFYKRNYIEGLFLSSGIIKNEDHTMSLLLQTLRILRHEYRFNGYIHVKLIPGASKELIEEATLLAHRVSSNIELPSAKSLALLAPDKTKEKLLSPLKHARDITLQRSAKPISMSTQMIIGATSESDFEILKLSSSLYQKALLKRVYYSAYIAVNNHKHLPVPELSKPPLLREHRLYQADWLLRFYGFSYDEILSENQNLDIQFDPKTFWALSNLHLFPIDVNHAPQEILVRIPGIGIRGALKILQARRFKKLSFEDLVNLKISLKKARYFIIAGKDFHRSTSLYTEKIKLALIHQGSNVIQPTLFDTSIYTGEL, encoded by the coding sequence ATGAAACTTACAACCGAAGATAAACTCTCCCTCTTAGCAGGCAGTGCCAAGTACGATGTCTCATGCTCTTCCAGTGGCAGTGAGAACAACTACAAAACAGGCGAGCTTGGCTGTGCCCATAACAGTGGTATTTGCCACAGTTTTACGAGCGATGGCAGGTGTGTTTCACTTTTGAAAGTATTGTTGACAAATGTTTGCATTTACGACTGTGCCTACTGCATCAACCGTGTAAGCAATGACACTCCTCGTACTGCTTTTACACCACGAGAACTTGCCGATCTGACGATTAACTTTTACAAACGCAATTACATCGAAGGACTTTTTTTAAGCTCTGGCATCATCAAAAACGAAGACCATACGATGAGCTTGCTCCTTCAAACCTTGCGTATTTTACGCCATGAGTATCGATTTAATGGCTACATTCATGTCAAACTTATTCCCGGAGCTTCAAAAGAACTCATCGAAGAAGCCACGCTTTTAGCCCATCGTGTTAGCTCCAACATCGAACTTCCAAGTGCTAAAAGCCTTGCCCTACTCGCACCCGATAAAACCAAAGAGAAGCTCCTCTCACCACTGAAACACGCGCGTGACATTACACTGCAACGAAGTGCTAAACCCATCTCTATGAGTACCCAAATGATTATTGGTGCAACGAGCGAGAGCGATTTTGAGATATTAAAACTCTCGTCATCACTCTATCAAAAGGCACTGCTCAAACGGGTCTATTACTCTGCGTACATTGCGGTGAACAACCATAAACACTTGCCCGTTCCTGAACTTTCCAAACCTCCTTTGCTTCGGGAACACAGACTCTATCAAGCCGATTGGTTGTTGCGCTTTTACGGCTTTTCATACGATGAAATTTTGAGCGAAAACCAAAACCTTGACATTCAGTTTGACCCAAAAACCTTTTGGGCACTTTCCAACCTGCATCTTTTCCCGATTGATGTCAACCATGCACCCCAAGAGATTTTAGTGCGTATCCCCGGTATAGGCATACGGGGTGCACTAAAAATTTTACAAGCAAGACGGTTTAAGAAACTCAGCTTCGAAGACCTCGTCAATCTTAAAATATCGCTCAAAAAAGCACGTTATTTCATCATCGCTGGTAAAGATTTTCATCGAAGCACAAGCTTATATACCGAAAAGATCAAACTTGCTCTCATACACCAAGGCTCAAACGTCATTCAGCCAACACTTTTTGATACCTCCATCTACACGGGAGAGCTGTGA
- a CDS encoding NAD(P)H-dependent oxidoreductase, with protein MQNDFSKAMDFRHACKLFDETKKISEEQMHFILEAGRKSPSSFGMEPWKFLVITNDELRAKLRPVCWDQPQITTCSHLVIILAAIDAVKVESGIPMKRFARREMPQEKKDFYINLYANHLKETLSSDKNIYAWTSKQSYIACSNMMTAAAFIGIDSCPIEGYEKEKVETVLGLDTSKYQVSMVLPFGYRINPQSSQLRVPFNEAVEFIK; from the coding sequence ATGCAAAACGACTTTTCAAAAGCGATGGACTTTCGCCACGCGTGCAAACTATTTGACGAAACAAAAAAAATCAGTGAAGAGCAGATGCACTTTATCCTAGAAGCAGGTCGCAAGTCACCCTCTTCATTTGGTATGGAGCCTTGGAAGTTTTTAGTCATCACCAACGATGAACTTCGTGCAAAACTACGCCCCGTATGCTGGGATCAACCGCAAATTACGACATGCTCACATCTTGTCATTATTCTAGCGGCAATTGATGCTGTCAAAGTGGAGAGTGGGATTCCTATGAAGCGTTTTGCAAGGCGAGAAATGCCACAAGAGAAAAAAGATTTTTATATCAATTTGTATGCCAATCACCTCAAAGAAACCCTTAGTTCAGATAAAAACATCTACGCTTGGACATCAAAACAAAGCTATATTGCGTGCTCCAACATGATGACTGCAGCGGCGTTTATTGGTATTGATTCTTGTCCGATTGAAGGCTATGAAAAAGAGAAAGTCGAGACAGTTTTGGGACTCGATACAAGCAAATACCAAGTCTCTATGGTGCTTCCTTTTGGATATCGCATCAACCCACAATCATCACAACTTCGCGTACCGTTTAACGAAGCGGTTGAATTTATTAAATAA